From Bombyx mori chromosome 3, ASM3026992v2, the proteins below share one genomic window:
- the LOC101737083 gene encoding zinc finger protein 436 isoform X24, which translates to MGVGGVARGVGVPVPPPGDLLATISMFEQQIKAEPMSFYSHPHHAHSGPPSIVRSDSNQGIINMHHQQHQEDSKDSLIVQQQVQHQQDLLEQHQQQQQEMQQDDDLSFKGMDDDGVEMDMDSRQCSQGMGLDMGSVQTKLEVSNGSVQSSPRSKPQACKVCGKVLSSASSYYVHMKLHSGNKPFQCTVCEAAFCRKPYLEVHMRTHTGERPFQCDLCLKRFTQKSSLNTHKRVHTDEHMRALLVKNRPYKCDLCQMAFTQSSSLNRHKKIHTEEHRRALLEKVRPYQCHICFMRFTQKSSLGRHGKIHTEEHIQSLINKVRPYQCDICDKRFTQKSSLGTHKRIHTGERPFQCTVCLKSFTQKCALNLHEKIHTVQGRPFACGLCPAAFARRPYLDIHMRTHTGERPYQCDACLKRFTQKSSLNIHKRTHTVQGRPFQCLQCPAAFTCKQYLEIHNRTHTGERPYQCDVCLKRFAQKSTLNIHKRTHTGERPYACDICQKRFAVKSYVTAHRWSHVADKPLNCDRCSMTFTSKSQFALHIRTHAAGSCYECSVCGRSFVRDSYLIRHHNRVHRDNHSNMSANSIGINSVATNTNNSNNSNYDSPGVCDLSFVPMVNRYMTSQGTQVSMQDTQSKMSAMSPQSIASISSPPPSHTPTPQPQMSGQLHLAD; encoded by the exons ATGGGCGTCGGGGGAGTGGCGCGGGGCGTGGGCGTCCCTGTGCCACCCCCCGGCGACCTACTCGCCACTATCTCAATGTTTGAACAACAGATCAAAGCTGAACCCATGAG CTTCTACTCTCATCCCCATCATGCCCACTCTGGTCCCCCTTCAATAGTCCGTTCAGACTCAAACCAAGGCATAATCAACATGCATCATCAACAACATCAAGAGGATTCCAAGGATAGCCTCATAGTGCAGCAGCAAGTTCAGCATCAACAGGATCTCTTGGAACAACATCAGCAACAGCAACAGGAAATGCAACAAGATGATGAT TTGAGCTTTAAAGGGATGGATGACGATGGTGTAGAAATGGACATGGACAGTCGACAGTGTTCTCAG GGAATGGGACTGGATATGGGATCGGTACAAACAAAATTGGAAGTGTCAAACGGAAGCGTTCAATCATCGCCACGGTCCAAGCCTCAAGCATGCAAA GTTTGCGGCAAAGTATTATCATCAGCGTCATCATATTACGTCCACATGAAACTTCATTCCGGGAACAAACCCTTCCAATGCACG GTATGCGAGGCTGCGTTCTGCCGGAAGCCATATTTAGAAGTGCACATGAGAACACACACCGGTGAGCGTCCGTTCCAATGTGACTTATGTTTGAAACGATTCACACAAAAATCCAGCTTAAATACGCACAAACGCGTCCACACAG ATGAGCACATGCGCGCGTTGTTGGTGAAGAATCGGCCCTACAAGTGTGATCTCTGTCAAATGGCTTTCACGCAGAGCTCCAGCCTCAACCGACACAAGAAAATACACACGG AGGAGCACAGACGAGCCCTGTTAGAGAAAGTGCGGCCGTACCAGTGCCACATCTGTTTTATGCGCTTCACTCAGAAGTCCAGCCTGGGACGACATGGGAAAATACACACCG AGGAGCACATCCAATCGCTGATCAACAAAGTGCGCCCCTATCAATGCGACATCTGTGACAAGCGGTTTACTCAGAAGTCCAGCCTTGGCACTCATAAACGTATCCATACCG GGGAGCGGCCGTTCCAGTGCACCGTCTGCCTCAAGTCCTTCACGCAGAAGTGCGCGCTCAATTTGCACGAAAAAATACATACGG TGCAAGGGCGTCCATTCGCGTGCGGGCTCTGCCCAGCGGCGTTCGCACGCCGGCCCTACCTGGACATTCACATGCGCACGCATACAGGCGAGCGGCCGTATCAATGCGACGCGTGTCTCAAGCGCTTCACGCAGAAGTCCAGCCTCAATATACATAAGAGGACGCACACAG TGCAGGGCCGGCCTTTCCAGTGCTTGCAGTGCCCTGCCGCCTTCACCTGCAAGCAGTACCTCGAGATACACAATCGCACGCACACCGGCGAACGGCCTTACCAATGCGACGTCTGCCTCAAGCGGTTCGCGCAAAAGTCAACACTCAACATACACAAACGAACGCACACAG gTGAACGTCCTTACGCGTGTGATATTTGCCAGAAACGGTTCGCCGTGAAGAGTTATGTAACGGCTCATAG GTGGTCCCACGTGGCGGACAAGCCTCTGAACTGCGACCGATGCTCGATGACGTTCACGTCCAAGTCCCAGTTCGCACTCCACATCCGCACGCACGCAGCCGGCTCGTGCTACGAGTGCAGCGTCTGCGGACGGAGCTTCGTCAGAGACAGCTATCTAATACG CCATCACAATCGCGTACACCGCGACAACCACAGCAACATGTCGGCGAACAGCATTGGCATTAACAGCGTCGCCACGAACACAAACAACTCGAACAACAGCAACTACGACTCGCCCGGCGTTTGTGACTTGAG CTTTGTTCCGATGGTGAACCGATACATGACGTCACAGGGAACTCAAGTGTCCATGCAAGACACCCAAAGCAAGATGTCCGCAATGTCCCCGCAATCCATCGCCTCTATAT CGTCGCCCCCTCCCTCGCATACGCCCACGCCGCAGCCGCAGATGTCCGGCCAGCTGCATCTAGCAGACTGA
- the LOC101737083 gene encoding zinc finger protein ZFP2 isoform X31, whose translation MGVGGVARGVGVPVPPPGDLLATISMFEQQIKAEPMSFYSHPHHAHSGPPSIVRSDSNQGIINMHHQQHQEDSKDSLIVQQQVQHQQDLLEQHQQQQQEMQQDDDLSFKGMDDDGVEMDMDSRQCSQGMGLDMGSVQTKLEVSNGSVQSSPRSKPQACKVCGKVLSSASSYYVHMKLHSGNKPFQCTVCEAAFCRKPYLEVHMRTHTGERPFQCDLCLKRFTQKSSLNTHKRVHTDEHMRALLVKNRPYKCDLCQMAFTQSSSLNRHKKIHTEEHRRALLEKVRPYQCHICFMRFTQKSSLGRHGKIHTEEHIQSLINKVRPYQCDICDKRFTQKSSLGTHKRIHTVQGRPFQCLQCPAAFTCKQYLEIHNRTHTGERPYQCDVCLKRFAQKSTLNIHKRTHTVQGRPYQCMECPAAFTCKPYLEIHTRTHTGERPFECDVCYKRFTQKSTLNIHKRIHTGERPYACDICQKRFAVKSYVTAHRWSHVADKPLNCDRCSMTFTSKSQFALHIRTHAAGSCYECSVCGRSFVRDSYLIRHHNRVHRDNHSNMSANSIGINSVATNTNNSNNSNYDSPGVCDLSFVPMVNRYMTSQGTQVSMQDTQSKMSAMSPQSIASISSPPPSHTPTPQPQMSGQLHLAD comes from the exons ATGGGCGTCGGGGGAGTGGCGCGGGGCGTGGGCGTCCCTGTGCCACCCCCCGGCGACCTACTCGCCACTATCTCAATGTTTGAACAACAGATCAAAGCTGAACCCATGAG CTTCTACTCTCATCCCCATCATGCCCACTCTGGTCCCCCTTCAATAGTCCGTTCAGACTCAAACCAAGGCATAATCAACATGCATCATCAACAACATCAAGAGGATTCCAAGGATAGCCTCATAGTGCAGCAGCAAGTTCAGCATCAACAGGATCTCTTGGAACAACATCAGCAACAGCAACAGGAAATGCAACAAGATGATGAT TTGAGCTTTAAAGGGATGGATGACGATGGTGTAGAAATGGACATGGACAGTCGACAGTGTTCTCAG GGAATGGGACTGGATATGGGATCGGTACAAACAAAATTGGAAGTGTCAAACGGAAGCGTTCAATCATCGCCACGGTCCAAGCCTCAAGCATGCAAA GTTTGCGGCAAAGTATTATCATCAGCGTCATCATATTACGTCCACATGAAACTTCATTCCGGGAACAAACCCTTCCAATGCACG GTATGCGAGGCTGCGTTCTGCCGGAAGCCATATTTAGAAGTGCACATGAGAACACACACCGGTGAGCGTCCGTTCCAATGTGACTTATGTTTGAAACGATTCACACAAAAATCCAGCTTAAATACGCACAAACGCGTCCACACAG ATGAGCACATGCGCGCGTTGTTGGTGAAGAATCGGCCCTACAAGTGTGATCTCTGTCAAATGGCTTTCACGCAGAGCTCCAGCCTCAACCGACACAAGAAAATACACACGG AGGAGCACAGACGAGCCCTGTTAGAGAAAGTGCGGCCGTACCAGTGCCACATCTGTTTTATGCGCTTCACTCAGAAGTCCAGCCTGGGACGACATGGGAAAATACACACCG AGGAGCACATCCAATCGCTGATCAACAAAGTGCGCCCCTATCAATGCGACATCTGTGACAAGCGGTTTACTCAGAAGTCCAGCCTTGGCACTCATAAACGTATCCATACCG TGCAGGGCCGGCCTTTCCAGTGCTTGCAGTGCCCTGCCGCCTTCACCTGCAAGCAGTACCTCGAGATACACAATCGCACGCACACCGGCGAACGGCCTTACCAATGCGACGTCTGCCTCAAGCGGTTCGCGCAAAAGTCAACACTCAACATACACAAACGAACGCACACAG TGCAAGGTCGTCCGTATCAATGCATGGAGTGCCCGGCGGCGTTCACGTGCAAGCCGTACCTGGAGATACACACGCGCACGCACACGGGCGAACGTCCGTTTGAATGCGACGTCTGTTACAAACGCTTCACACAGAAATCGACGCTCAACATACACAAGCGCATTCATACCG gTGAACGTCCTTACGCGTGTGATATTTGCCAGAAACGGTTCGCCGTGAAGAGTTATGTAACGGCTCATAG GTGGTCCCACGTGGCGGACAAGCCTCTGAACTGCGACCGATGCTCGATGACGTTCACGTCCAAGTCCCAGTTCGCACTCCACATCCGCACGCACGCAGCCGGCTCGTGCTACGAGTGCAGCGTCTGCGGACGGAGCTTCGTCAGAGACAGCTATCTAATACG CCATCACAATCGCGTACACCGCGACAACCACAGCAACATGTCGGCGAACAGCATTGGCATTAACAGCGTCGCCACGAACACAAACAACTCGAACAACAGCAACTACGACTCGCCCGGCGTTTGTGACTTGAG CTTTGTTCCGATGGTGAACCGATACATGACGTCACAGGGAACTCAAGTGTCCATGCAAGACACCCAAAGCAAGATGTCCGCAATGTCCCCGCAATCCATCGCCTCTATAT CGTCGCCCCCTCCCTCGCATACGCCCACGCCGCAGCCGCAGATGTCCGGCCAGCTGCATCTAGCAGACTGA
- the LOC101737083 gene encoding zinc finger protein ZFP2 isoform X40, translated as MGVGGVARGVGVPVPPPGDLLATISMFEQQIKAEPMSFYSHPHHAHSGPPSIVRSDSNQGIINMHHQQHQEDSKDSLIVQQQVQHQQDLLEQHQQQQQEMQQDDDLSFKGMDDDGVEMDMDSRQCSQGMGLDMGSVQTKLEVSNGSVQSSPRSKPQACKVCGKVLSSASSYYVHMKLHSGNKPFQCTVCEAAFCRKPYLEVHMRTHTGERPFQCDLCLKRFTQKSSLNTHKRVHTEEHIQSLINKVRPYQCDICDKRFTQKSSLGTHKRIHTGERPFQCTVCLKSFTQKCALNLHEKIHTGERPYQCDACLKRFTQKSSLNIHKRTHTVQGRPFQCLQCPAAFTCKQYLEIHNRTHTGERPYQCDVCLKRFAQKSTLNIHKRTHTVQGRPYQCMECPAAFTCKPYLEIHTRTHTGERPFECDVCYKRFTQKSTLNIHKRIHTGERPYACDICQKRFAVKSYVTAHRWSHVADKPLNCDRCSMTFTSKSQFALHIRTHAAGSCYECSVCGRSFVRDSYLIRHHNRVHRDNHSNMSANSIGINSVATNTNNSNNSNYDSPGVCDLSFVPMVNRYMTSQGTQVSMQDTQSKMSAMSPQSIASISSPPPSHTPTPQPQMSGQLHLAD; from the exons ATGGGCGTCGGGGGAGTGGCGCGGGGCGTGGGCGTCCCTGTGCCACCCCCCGGCGACCTACTCGCCACTATCTCAATGTTTGAACAACAGATCAAAGCTGAACCCATGAG CTTCTACTCTCATCCCCATCATGCCCACTCTGGTCCCCCTTCAATAGTCCGTTCAGACTCAAACCAAGGCATAATCAACATGCATCATCAACAACATCAAGAGGATTCCAAGGATAGCCTCATAGTGCAGCAGCAAGTTCAGCATCAACAGGATCTCTTGGAACAACATCAGCAACAGCAACAGGAAATGCAACAAGATGATGAT TTGAGCTTTAAAGGGATGGATGACGATGGTGTAGAAATGGACATGGACAGTCGACAGTGTTCTCAG GGAATGGGACTGGATATGGGATCGGTACAAACAAAATTGGAAGTGTCAAACGGAAGCGTTCAATCATCGCCACGGTCCAAGCCTCAAGCATGCAAA GTTTGCGGCAAAGTATTATCATCAGCGTCATCATATTACGTCCACATGAAACTTCATTCCGGGAACAAACCCTTCCAATGCACG GTATGCGAGGCTGCGTTCTGCCGGAAGCCATATTTAGAAGTGCACATGAGAACACACACCGGTGAGCGTCCGTTCCAATGTGACTTATGTTTGAAACGATTCACACAAAAATCCAGCTTAAATACGCACAAACGCGTCCACACAG AGGAGCACATCCAATCGCTGATCAACAAAGTGCGCCCCTATCAATGCGACATCTGTGACAAGCGGTTTACTCAGAAGTCCAGCCTTGGCACTCATAAACGTATCCATACCG GGGAGCGGCCGTTCCAGTGCACCGTCTGCCTCAAGTCCTTCACGCAGAAGTGCGCGCTCAATTTGCACGAAAAAATACATACGG GCGAGCGGCCGTATCAATGCGACGCGTGTCTCAAGCGCTTCACGCAGAAGTCCAGCCTCAATATACATAAGAGGACGCACACAG TGCAGGGCCGGCCTTTCCAGTGCTTGCAGTGCCCTGCCGCCTTCACCTGCAAGCAGTACCTCGAGATACACAATCGCACGCACACCGGCGAACGGCCTTACCAATGCGACGTCTGCCTCAAGCGGTTCGCGCAAAAGTCAACACTCAACATACACAAACGAACGCACACAG TGCAAGGTCGTCCGTATCAATGCATGGAGTGCCCGGCGGCGTTCACGTGCAAGCCGTACCTGGAGATACACACGCGCACGCACACGGGCGAACGTCCGTTTGAATGCGACGTCTGTTACAAACGCTTCACACAGAAATCGACGCTCAACATACACAAGCGCATTCATACCG gTGAACGTCCTTACGCGTGTGATATTTGCCAGAAACGGTTCGCCGTGAAGAGTTATGTAACGGCTCATAG GTGGTCCCACGTGGCGGACAAGCCTCTGAACTGCGACCGATGCTCGATGACGTTCACGTCCAAGTCCCAGTTCGCACTCCACATCCGCACGCACGCAGCCGGCTCGTGCTACGAGTGCAGCGTCTGCGGACGGAGCTTCGTCAGAGACAGCTATCTAATACG CCATCACAATCGCGTACACCGCGACAACCACAGCAACATGTCGGCGAACAGCATTGGCATTAACAGCGTCGCCACGAACACAAACAACTCGAACAACAGCAACTACGACTCGCCCGGCGTTTGTGACTTGAG CTTTGTTCCGATGGTGAACCGATACATGACGTCACAGGGAACTCAAGTGTCCATGCAAGACACCCAAAGCAAGATGTCCGCAATGTCCCCGCAATCCATCGCCTCTATAT CGTCGCCCCCTCCCTCGCATACGCCCACGCCGCAGCCGCAGATGTCCGGCCAGCTGCATCTAGCAGACTGA
- the LOC101737083 gene encoding zinc finger protein 431 isoform X9: MGVGGVARGVGVPVPPPGDLLATISMFEQQIKAEPMSFYSHPHHAHSGPPSIVRSDSNQGIINMHHQQHQEDSKDSLIVQQQVQHQQDLLEQHQQQQQEMQQDDDLSFKGMDDDGVEMDMDSRQCSQGMGLDMGSVQTKLEVSNGSVQSSPRSKPQACKVCGKVLSSASSYYVHMKLHSGNKPFQCTVCEAAFCRKPYLEVHMRTHTGERPFQCDLCLKRFTQKSSLNTHKRVHTDEHMRALLVKNRPYKCDLCQMAFTQSSSLNRHKKIHTEEHRRALLEKVRPYQCHICFMRFTQKSSLGRHGKIHTEEHIQSLINKVRPYQCDICDKRFTQKSSLGTHKRIHTGERPFQCTVCLKSFTQKCALNLHEKIHTVQGRPFACGLCPAAFARRPYLDIHMRTHTGERPYQCDACLKRFTQKSSLNIHKRTHTVQGRPFQCLSCPAAFTCKQYLEIHTRTHTGERPYQCDICLKRFTQKSSLNIHKRTHSVQGRPFQCLQCPAAFTCKQYLEIHNRTHTGERPYQCDVCLKRFAQKSTLNIHKRTHTGERPYACDICQKRFAVKSYVTAHRWSHVADKPLNCDRCSMTFTSKSQFALHIRTHAAGSCYECSVCGRSFVRDSYLIRHHNRVHRDNHSNMSANSIGINSVATNTNNSNNSNYDSPGVCDLSFVPMVNRYMTSQGTQVSMQDTQSKMSAMSPQSIASISSPPPSHTPTPQPQMSGQLHLAD; encoded by the exons ATGGGCGTCGGGGGAGTGGCGCGGGGCGTGGGCGTCCCTGTGCCACCCCCCGGCGACCTACTCGCCACTATCTCAATGTTTGAACAACAGATCAAAGCTGAACCCATGAG CTTCTACTCTCATCCCCATCATGCCCACTCTGGTCCCCCTTCAATAGTCCGTTCAGACTCAAACCAAGGCATAATCAACATGCATCATCAACAACATCAAGAGGATTCCAAGGATAGCCTCATAGTGCAGCAGCAAGTTCAGCATCAACAGGATCTCTTGGAACAACATCAGCAACAGCAACAGGAAATGCAACAAGATGATGAT TTGAGCTTTAAAGGGATGGATGACGATGGTGTAGAAATGGACATGGACAGTCGACAGTGTTCTCAG GGAATGGGACTGGATATGGGATCGGTACAAACAAAATTGGAAGTGTCAAACGGAAGCGTTCAATCATCGCCACGGTCCAAGCCTCAAGCATGCAAA GTTTGCGGCAAAGTATTATCATCAGCGTCATCATATTACGTCCACATGAAACTTCATTCCGGGAACAAACCCTTCCAATGCACG GTATGCGAGGCTGCGTTCTGCCGGAAGCCATATTTAGAAGTGCACATGAGAACACACACCGGTGAGCGTCCGTTCCAATGTGACTTATGTTTGAAACGATTCACACAAAAATCCAGCTTAAATACGCACAAACGCGTCCACACAG ATGAGCACATGCGCGCGTTGTTGGTGAAGAATCGGCCCTACAAGTGTGATCTCTGTCAAATGGCTTTCACGCAGAGCTCCAGCCTCAACCGACACAAGAAAATACACACGG AGGAGCACAGACGAGCCCTGTTAGAGAAAGTGCGGCCGTACCAGTGCCACATCTGTTTTATGCGCTTCACTCAGAAGTCCAGCCTGGGACGACATGGGAAAATACACACCG AGGAGCACATCCAATCGCTGATCAACAAAGTGCGCCCCTATCAATGCGACATCTGTGACAAGCGGTTTACTCAGAAGTCCAGCCTTGGCACTCATAAACGTATCCATACCG GGGAGCGGCCGTTCCAGTGCACCGTCTGCCTCAAGTCCTTCACGCAGAAGTGCGCGCTCAATTTGCACGAAAAAATACATACGG TGCAAGGGCGTCCATTCGCGTGCGGGCTCTGCCCAGCGGCGTTCGCACGCCGGCCCTACCTGGACATTCACATGCGCACGCATACAGGCGAGCGGCCGTATCAATGCGACGCGTGTCTCAAGCGCTTCACGCAGAAGTCCAGCCTCAATATACATAAGAGGACGCACACAG TCCAGGGAAGACCGTTCCAGTGCCTGTCGTGTCCCGCCGCCTTCACCTGCAAGCAATACCTGGAGATTCACACGCGCACCCATACTGGCGAGCGGCCCTATCAGTGCGACATCTGCCTGAAACGCTTCACGCAGAAGTCGAGTCTCAACATACACAAGCGGACGCACTCAG TGCAGGGCCGGCCTTTCCAGTGCTTGCAGTGCCCTGCCGCCTTCACCTGCAAGCAGTACCTCGAGATACACAATCGCACGCACACCGGCGAACGGCCTTACCAATGCGACGTCTGCCTCAAGCGGTTCGCGCAAAAGTCAACACTCAACATACACAAACGAACGCACACAG gTGAACGTCCTTACGCGTGTGATATTTGCCAGAAACGGTTCGCCGTGAAGAGTTATGTAACGGCTCATAG GTGGTCCCACGTGGCGGACAAGCCTCTGAACTGCGACCGATGCTCGATGACGTTCACGTCCAAGTCCCAGTTCGCACTCCACATCCGCACGCACGCAGCCGGCTCGTGCTACGAGTGCAGCGTCTGCGGACGGAGCTTCGTCAGAGACAGCTATCTAATACG CCATCACAATCGCGTACACCGCGACAACCACAGCAACATGTCGGCGAACAGCATTGGCATTAACAGCGTCGCCACGAACACAAACAACTCGAACAACAGCAACTACGACTCGCCCGGCGTTTGTGACTTGAG CTTTGTTCCGATGGTGAACCGATACATGACGTCACAGGGAACTCAAGTGTCCATGCAAGACACCCAAAGCAAGATGTCCGCAATGTCCCCGCAATCCATCGCCTCTATAT CGTCGCCCCCTCCCTCGCATACGCCCACGCCGCAGCCGCAGATGTCCGGCCAGCTGCATCTAGCAGACTGA
- the LOC101737083 gene encoding zinc finger protein 25 isoform X23: MGVGGVARGVGVPVPPPGDLLATISMFEQQIKAEPMSFYSHPHHAHSGPPSIVRSDSNQGIINMHHQQHQEDSKDSLIVQQQVQHQQDLLEQHQQQQQEMQQDDDLSFKGMDDDGVEMDMDSRQCSQGMGLDMGSVQTKLEVSNGSVQSSPRSKPQACKVCGKVLSSASSYYVHMKLHSGNKPFQCTVCEAAFCRKPYLEVHMRTHTGERPFQCDLCLKRFTQKSSLNTHKRVHTDEHMRALLVKNRPYKCDLCQMAFTQSSSLNRHKKIHTEEHRRALLEKVRPYQCHICFMRFTQKSSLGRHGKIHTEEHIQSLINKVRPYQCDICDKRFTQKSSLGTHKRIHTGERPFQCTVCLKSFTQKCALNLHEKIHTVQGRPFQCLQCPAAFTCKQYLEIHNRTHTGERPYQCDVCLKRFAQKSTLNIHKRTHTVQGRPYQCMECPAAFTCKPYLEIHTRTHTGERPFECDVCYKRFTQKSTLNIHKRIHTGERPYACDICQKRFAVKSYVTAHRWSHVADKPLNCDRCSMTFTSKSQFALHIRTHAAGSCYECSVCGRSFVRDSYLIRHHNRVHRDNHSNMSANSIGINSVATNTNNSNNSNYDSPGVCDLSFVPMVNRYMTSQGTQVSMQDTQSKMSAMSPQSIASISSPPPSHTPTPQPQMSGQLHLAD, encoded by the exons ATGGGCGTCGGGGGAGTGGCGCGGGGCGTGGGCGTCCCTGTGCCACCCCCCGGCGACCTACTCGCCACTATCTCAATGTTTGAACAACAGATCAAAGCTGAACCCATGAG CTTCTACTCTCATCCCCATCATGCCCACTCTGGTCCCCCTTCAATAGTCCGTTCAGACTCAAACCAAGGCATAATCAACATGCATCATCAACAACATCAAGAGGATTCCAAGGATAGCCTCATAGTGCAGCAGCAAGTTCAGCATCAACAGGATCTCTTGGAACAACATCAGCAACAGCAACAGGAAATGCAACAAGATGATGAT TTGAGCTTTAAAGGGATGGATGACGATGGTGTAGAAATGGACATGGACAGTCGACAGTGTTCTCAG GGAATGGGACTGGATATGGGATCGGTACAAACAAAATTGGAAGTGTCAAACGGAAGCGTTCAATCATCGCCACGGTCCAAGCCTCAAGCATGCAAA GTTTGCGGCAAAGTATTATCATCAGCGTCATCATATTACGTCCACATGAAACTTCATTCCGGGAACAAACCCTTCCAATGCACG GTATGCGAGGCTGCGTTCTGCCGGAAGCCATATTTAGAAGTGCACATGAGAACACACACCGGTGAGCGTCCGTTCCAATGTGACTTATGTTTGAAACGATTCACACAAAAATCCAGCTTAAATACGCACAAACGCGTCCACACAG ATGAGCACATGCGCGCGTTGTTGGTGAAGAATCGGCCCTACAAGTGTGATCTCTGTCAAATGGCTTTCACGCAGAGCTCCAGCCTCAACCGACACAAGAAAATACACACGG AGGAGCACAGACGAGCCCTGTTAGAGAAAGTGCGGCCGTACCAGTGCCACATCTGTTTTATGCGCTTCACTCAGAAGTCCAGCCTGGGACGACATGGGAAAATACACACCG AGGAGCACATCCAATCGCTGATCAACAAAGTGCGCCCCTATCAATGCGACATCTGTGACAAGCGGTTTACTCAGAAGTCCAGCCTTGGCACTCATAAACGTATCCATACCG GGGAGCGGCCGTTCCAGTGCACCGTCTGCCTCAAGTCCTTCACGCAGAAGTGCGCGCTCAATTTGCACGAAAAAATACATACGG TGCAGGGCCGGCCTTTCCAGTGCTTGCAGTGCCCTGCCGCCTTCACCTGCAAGCAGTACCTCGAGATACACAATCGCACGCACACCGGCGAACGGCCTTACCAATGCGACGTCTGCCTCAAGCGGTTCGCGCAAAAGTCAACACTCAACATACACAAACGAACGCACACAG TGCAAGGTCGTCCGTATCAATGCATGGAGTGCCCGGCGGCGTTCACGTGCAAGCCGTACCTGGAGATACACACGCGCACGCACACGGGCGAACGTCCGTTTGAATGCGACGTCTGTTACAAACGCTTCACACAGAAATCGACGCTCAACATACACAAGCGCATTCATACCG gTGAACGTCCTTACGCGTGTGATATTTGCCAGAAACGGTTCGCCGTGAAGAGTTATGTAACGGCTCATAG GTGGTCCCACGTGGCGGACAAGCCTCTGAACTGCGACCGATGCTCGATGACGTTCACGTCCAAGTCCCAGTTCGCACTCCACATCCGCACGCACGCAGCCGGCTCGTGCTACGAGTGCAGCGTCTGCGGACGGAGCTTCGTCAGAGACAGCTATCTAATACG CCATCACAATCGCGTACACCGCGACAACCACAGCAACATGTCGGCGAACAGCATTGGCATTAACAGCGTCGCCACGAACACAAACAACTCGAACAACAGCAACTACGACTCGCCCGGCGTTTGTGACTTGAG CTTTGTTCCGATGGTGAACCGATACATGACGTCACAGGGAACTCAAGTGTCCATGCAAGACACCCAAAGCAAGATGTCCGCAATGTCCCCGCAATCCATCGCCTCTATAT CGTCGCCCCCTCCCTCGCATACGCCCACGCCGCAGCCGCAGATGTCCGGCCAGCTGCATCTAGCAGACTGA